The Microbacterium sp. KUDC0406 genome includes a window with the following:
- a CDS encoding YciI family protein, whose protein sequence is MKYMLIMRADDAGVEAYQDVPFEQVIEAMGKYNESMLKAGVMIGGEGLTEAEEGFVVDFSAEEPLVTDGPYGETKELFNGFWIIEVSTREEAAEWAKRAPLGPGSYLEVRRVTELSDFPQDNEWIQKEAGWREENERRAQS, encoded by the coding sequence ATGAAGTACATGCTCATCATGCGCGCGGACGATGCGGGTGTCGAGGCATATCAGGACGTCCCCTTCGAGCAGGTCATCGAGGCGATGGGGAAGTACAACGAGTCCATGCTCAAGGCCGGCGTGATGATCGGCGGCGAGGGATTGACCGAGGCCGAGGAGGGCTTCGTCGTGGACTTCTCGGCCGAGGAGCCGCTGGTCACCGATGGTCCCTACGGCGAGACGAAGGAGCTGTTCAACGGCTTCTGGATCATCGAGGTGTCCACCCGCGAGGAGGCCGCCGAGTGGGCGAAGCGCGCGCCGCTCGGACCGGGTTCGTACCTCGAGGTGCGTCGCGTCACCGAGCTGTCGGACTTCCCGCAGGACAACGAGTGGATCCAGAAGGAAGCGGGCTGGCGCGAGGAGAACGAGCGCCGTGCCCAGAGCTGA
- a CDS encoding DUF3817 domain-containing protein: MPEPKVASFPAIRGALKFYQIASIITGVMLLLLVTEMVLKYTPIHLELFLGGSGGFLWFAPVVEGPEGLESTGDGLNLSLGILVAHGWFYVVYLFSCFRMWSLMRWRFPRLIMLALGGVVPLLSFFMETRVARDVKSYLAARDPSAGSGTQSPAESEAQPTSTSTTEGIR; this comes from the coding sequence ATGCCCGAACCGAAAGTCGCCAGCTTCCCGGCGATCCGCGGTGCGCTGAAGTTCTACCAGATCGCGTCCATCATCACCGGCGTCATGCTGCTGCTGCTGGTCACCGAGATGGTGCTGAAGTACACGCCGATCCATCTCGAACTCTTCCTGGGGGGCTCAGGCGGGTTCCTGTGGTTCGCCCCCGTCGTCGAGGGGCCGGAGGGCCTGGAGTCCACCGGCGACGGCCTCAACCTGTCGCTCGGCATCCTGGTCGCGCACGGCTGGTTCTACGTCGTCTACCTGTTCTCGTGCTTCCGCATGTGGAGCCTGATGCGCTGGCGCTTCCCGCGTCTCATCATGCTCGCCCTCGGCGGTGTCGTGCCGCTGCTCTCGTTCTTCATGGAGACCCGCGTCGCCCGCGACGTGAAGTCCTACCTCGCGGCGCGCGACCCTTCGGCCGGCTCAGGGACCCAGAGCCCGGCCGAGTCGGAGGCTCAGCCCACATCGACATCCACCACGGAAGGCATCCGGTGA
- a CDS encoding glycerophosphodiester phosphodiesterase family protein, with protein MARRSPLVIGHRGAPGYRPEHSRSSYELALAMGVDAVEPDIVATRDGVLVIRHENDISGTTDVAEHPEFADRRTTKRVDGEAHTGWFTEDFTWAELSTLRTRERLPKLRPSSASFDGAQPILRLTDLLDLVRAGSVEHGREIGVVLEIKHATYFEGIGLDLVPLIVRDLRAAGWADGELPLIVESFEQTVLHRLRQQGVSASYIYLVEAAGKPFDQVAALGRAAPTYRSEMEPTGLDRLAGTVDGISVNKKMLLPGAPSLSKGTALVDHAHARGLRVFTWTCRPENHFLDAAYRGHGGKAAFGEYEAEWDAIARTGVDGVFVDHPDLGVAFFRR; from the coding sequence GTGGCCAGGAGATCTCCGCTCGTCATCGGGCATCGCGGTGCCCCCGGCTACCGCCCCGAGCACAGCCGTTCCTCGTACGAGCTCGCGCTCGCGATGGGGGTCGACGCCGTCGAGCCCGACATCGTCGCGACCCGCGACGGCGTGCTCGTCATCCGGCACGAGAACGACATCTCCGGCACGACGGATGTCGCGGAGCATCCCGAGTTCGCGGATCGCCGCACCACGAAGAGGGTCGACGGCGAGGCGCACACCGGCTGGTTCACCGAGGACTTCACCTGGGCCGAGCTGAGCACGCTGCGCACCAGGGAGCGGCTGCCGAAACTGCGCCCGTCCAGCGCCAGCTTCGACGGTGCCCAGCCGATCCTGCGCCTGACCGATCTGCTCGACCTGGTGCGGGCCGGCTCGGTCGAGCACGGCCGCGAGATCGGCGTGGTGCTCGAGATCAAGCACGCCACCTACTTCGAGGGCATCGGGCTCGACCTGGTGCCGCTGATCGTGCGCGACCTGCGTGCCGCCGGATGGGCGGACGGCGAACTGCCGCTGATCGTCGAGTCCTTCGAGCAGACCGTGCTGCACCGACTGCGTCAGCAGGGCGTCTCCGCGTCGTACATCTACCTCGTCGAGGCGGCGGGCAAGCCGTTCGATCAGGTCGCCGCACTGGGCCGAGCGGCGCCGACCTACCGGTCCGAGATGGAGCCGACAGGTCTCGACCGGCTGGCCGGCACCGTCGACGGGATCAGCGTGAACAAGAAGATGCTGCTGCCCGGGGCCCCGAGCCTGTCGAAGGGCACCGCTCTGGTGGATCACGCCCATGCTCGGGGGCTGCGCGTGTTCACCTGGACCTGCCGCCCCGAGAACCACTTCCTGGACGCCGCCTATCGCGGCCACGGCGGCAAGGCGGCGTTCGGCGAATACGAGGC
- the guaA gene encoding glutamine-hydrolyzing GMP synthase — MTDQTPDTAQRPALVVDFGAQYAQLIARRVREAGVYSEIVPHTASADEIAAKNPVAIILSGGPSSVYEEGAPQLDPAVLELGVPTLGICYGFQYMARTLGGEVANTGLREYGATDAMIPLNDSTLLGGEPTEQNVWMSHGDQVSRAPEGFEVLATTPATKVAAFANEERHLYGVQWHPEVRHSDHGQAVIENFLHKGAGLAADWNSDSVIAEQVERIREQVGDARVISALSGGVDSAVSTALVHKAIGDQLTAVFVDHGLLRKGEREQVERDYVASTGVRLITVDAADTFLGHLEGVTDPETKRKIIGREFIRAFEKVQRDLVEEAKASGEKVSFLVQGTLYPDVVESGGGAGTANIKSHHNVGGLPDDLDFELIEPLRALFKDEVRAIGRELGIPEAIVGRQPFPGPGLGIRIIGEVTRERLDVLREADAIAREELSLAGLDQEIWQCPVVLLADVRSVGVQGDGRTYGHPIVLRPVSSEDAMTADWTRLPYDVLAKISNRITNEVSEVNRVVLDVTSKPPATIEWE; from the coding sequence GTGACCGACCAGACCCCCGACACCGCGCAGCGCCCGGCGCTCGTCGTCGACTTCGGCGCGCAGTACGCGCAGCTCATCGCCCGTCGCGTCCGCGAAGCCGGCGTCTACAGCGAGATCGTGCCGCACACCGCGTCCGCCGACGAGATCGCAGCCAAGAACCCCGTGGCGATCATCCTCTCCGGCGGTCCGTCGTCGGTCTACGAGGAGGGTGCGCCGCAGCTCGACCCGGCCGTGCTCGAGCTCGGGGTGCCGACGCTCGGCATCTGCTACGGCTTCCAGTACATGGCGCGCACCCTCGGTGGCGAGGTCGCGAACACCGGCCTGCGCGAGTACGGCGCGACAGACGCGATGATCCCGCTGAACGACAGCACGCTGCTGGGCGGTGAGCCGACCGAGCAGAACGTGTGGATGAGTCACGGCGATCAGGTCTCGCGCGCCCCCGAGGGCTTCGAGGTGCTGGCCACCACGCCGGCGACCAAAGTCGCGGCGTTCGCGAACGAGGAGCGTCACCTGTACGGCGTGCAGTGGCACCCCGAGGTGCGGCACTCCGACCACGGCCAGGCCGTGATCGAGAACTTCCTGCACAAGGGCGCGGGGCTGGCGGCCGACTGGAACAGCGACAGCGTCATCGCCGAGCAGGTGGAGCGCATCCGTGAGCAGGTCGGCGACGCACGGGTCATCTCGGCGCTGTCCGGCGGCGTCGACTCCGCCGTCTCCACGGCGCTCGTGCACAAGGCCATCGGCGACCAGCTCACCGCGGTCTTCGTCGACCACGGCCTGCTGCGCAAGGGTGAGCGGGAGCAGGTCGAGCGCGACTACGTGGCATCCACCGGCGTGCGTCTGATCACCGTCGACGCTGCCGACACGTTCCTCGGCCACCTCGAGGGCGTCACCGACCCCGAGACCAAGCGCAAGATCATCGGCCGCGAGTTCATCCGCGCGTTCGAGAAGGTGCAGCGCGACCTCGTCGAAGAGGCGAAGGCCTCGGGCGAGAAGGTCTCGTTCCTGGTGCAGGGCACGCTCTACCCCGACGTCGTCGAGTCCGGCGGCGGAGCGGGCACCGCGAACATCAAGTCGCACCACAACGTCGGCGGACTGCCCGACGATCTCGACTTCGAGCTCATCGAGCCGCTGCGCGCCCTGTTCAAGGACGAGGTGCGCGCGATCGGCCGCGAGCTCGGCATCCCCGAGGCGATCGTCGGCCGCCAGCCGTTCCCCGGCCCCGGCCTCGGCATCCGCATCATCGGCGAGGTCACGCGCGAGCGTCTCGACGTGCTGCGCGAGGCCGACGCGATCGCCCGCGAGGAGCTCAGCCTCGCCGGCCTCGACCAGGAGATCTGGCAGTGCCCCGTGGTGCTGCTCGCCGACGTGCGCTCGGTGGGCGTGCAGGGCGACGGCCGCACCTACGGGCATCCGATCGTGCTGCGCCCGGTGTCGTCGGAGGACGCCATGACGGCGGACTGGACCCGCCTGCCGTACGACGTGCTCGCGAAGATCTCGAACCGCATCACCAACGAGGTGAGCGAGGTCAACCGGGTCGTGCTCGACGTCACGTCGAAGCCGCCGGCAACGATCGAGTGGGAGTGA
- a CDS encoding DNA alkylation repair protein, which yields MDPSEALVDEVRAVLRDAADPALAPGQQAYMKSAMPFLGVRVPEVRRHVVGTARAEKDAWTLREAALTLWREASYREERYAAQALMALPPLRGRLDQLDVHEEMVRTGAWWDHVDEVAHRLAELLDAHPAEMAVEMRVWSGDEDFWMRRVAIISQLGRKDRVDRMLLVDAIEPNIADSEFFIRKAIGWALRDLGKSDPDWVRGFVAEHPGLSPLSRKEAVKHLAPGR from the coding sequence ATGGATCCCTCGGAGGCCCTCGTCGATGAGGTGCGCGCTGTGCTGCGGGACGCCGCAGACCCGGCGCTCGCGCCCGGGCAGCAGGCGTACATGAAGTCGGCGATGCCGTTCCTGGGCGTGCGCGTGCCGGAGGTGCGACGGCACGTGGTGGGGACAGCCCGGGCCGAGAAGGATGCCTGGACGCTGCGTGAGGCGGCCCTGACGCTGTGGCGAGAGGCCTCGTACCGCGAGGAGCGCTACGCCGCGCAGGCGCTGATGGCGCTGCCGCCGCTGCGTGGACGGCTCGACCAGCTGGACGTGCACGAGGAGATGGTGCGCACCGGAGCGTGGTGGGACCACGTCGACGAGGTGGCGCATCGGCTGGCCGAACTGCTCGACGCGCATCCGGCCGAGATGGCCGTCGAAATGCGCGTGTGGTCAGGCGACGAGGACTTCTGGATGCGACGGGTGGCGATCATCTCGCAGCTCGGGCGGAAGGACCGGGTGGACCGGATGCTCCTCGTCGATGCGATCGAGCCGAACATCGCCGATTCCGAGTTCTTCATCCGCAAGGCCATCGGCTGGGCGCTGCGCGACCTCGGCAAGAGTGATCCGGACTGGGTACGGGGCTTCGTCGCGGAGCATCCGGGTCTCTCGCCCCTCTCGCGCAAGGAGGCTGTCAAGCACCTCGCCCCCGGTCGTTGA
- a CDS encoding TPM domain-containing protein, with translation MRNRRRHGAILGAAALLGALIAGPAMSAAGQTPPDLEPGYVSDYSDVLSDADEARLEQRLGDLASADGLPELYVVLVPDFDSPGNALAWADATALRNNLAADQYLLAIATDGRSLAISAEYGDGGVEAGPLSESRVLEIEDDLGSRYLADDDWAGGIEFVDDEFSKVPLPWWVWLLGAAALALLIFVVARIMVVLRRRAARVAELRTLEGQKKSAARRLVQTDEAVRTSEQELGFVTAEFGEETTGEFTTVLAECRSLLQQGFGLLEKLEDAEEDTLQQTREWTNEILRLCRQVDDALDGRTHELASLRALAEGAVDTLARLKTARAEATALQSEAADRLESLAAAFAPADLIGVVDNDDQIGSRLRAADAQLEALQKAIDARRPKAITDAVHEVERLLAEARDLRDAIEAQADALAARSAAPATGSALERAMAAVRAAETSIGARPGGVSAFALARLHSAQRQLDAAVSAEQPEDAERLAASALALAEQVQGLVGAPAAPERRRFMRSSAHPSDAGAVMYDTPATSSARSSDWRRVSARDDDEGRGGKAVAGGLSGGVIGLFSGIGVTADEPGGVVLFVLLGAGIGALAGAFGGSGGGGGSSSGWGGSSRSSSRGGSSRSSRSHSSSRSSSRSSSRSSGGSRSSGRSGGRRF, from the coding sequence ATGAGGAACCGGAGACGACACGGTGCGATTCTGGGAGCGGCAGCTCTGCTCGGCGCACTCATCGCCGGGCCGGCGATGTCGGCGGCCGGCCAGACCCCGCCCGATCTCGAGCCGGGGTATGTCAGCGACTACTCCGATGTGCTCTCGGATGCGGACGAGGCCCGACTCGAACAGCGCCTCGGAGACCTCGCCTCCGCCGACGGACTCCCCGAGCTGTACGTCGTGCTGGTGCCCGACTTCGACTCCCCCGGCAACGCCCTGGCCTGGGCGGATGCGACCGCGCTGCGCAACAACCTCGCGGCCGACCAGTACCTGCTCGCGATAGCCACCGACGGACGCTCTCTCGCGATCTCTGCGGAGTACGGCGACGGTGGGGTCGAAGCCGGTCCGCTCTCCGAGAGCCGGGTGCTCGAGATCGAGGACGACCTCGGCTCCCGCTACCTCGCCGACGACGACTGGGCGGGCGGCATCGAGTTCGTCGACGACGAGTTCTCGAAGGTTCCACTGCCCTGGTGGGTGTGGCTGCTCGGGGCGGCGGCACTGGCGCTGCTCATCTTCGTTGTCGCCAGGATCATGGTCGTGCTGCGTCGCCGGGCGGCCCGTGTCGCCGAGCTGCGGACATTGGAGGGGCAGAAGAAGAGCGCTGCACGACGGCTGGTGCAGACCGACGAGGCCGTGCGCACCAGCGAGCAGGAACTCGGATTCGTCACGGCGGAGTTCGGTGAGGAGACCACGGGCGAATTCACCACCGTCCTTGCCGAGTGCCGTTCGCTGCTGCAGCAGGGGTTCGGGCTGCTCGAGAAGCTGGAGGATGCCGAGGAGGACACGCTTCAGCAGACCAGGGAGTGGACGAACGAGATCCTCCGGCTGTGCCGGCAGGTCGACGACGCCCTGGACGGCCGCACGCACGAGCTCGCCTCTCTGCGGGCGCTCGCCGAGGGCGCCGTGGACACGCTGGCGCGACTGAAGACGGCTCGCGCAGAGGCGACCGCGCTGCAGAGTGAGGCCGCGGATCGTCTCGAGTCCCTCGCCGCCGCCTTCGCGCCGGCGGATCTGATCGGCGTGGTCGACAACGACGATCAGATCGGCAGCCGGCTGCGCGCGGCGGATGCGCAGCTCGAGGCGCTGCAGAAGGCCATCGACGCACGCCGCCCGAAGGCCATCACCGATGCCGTGCACGAGGTCGAGCGCCTGCTCGCCGAGGCACGGGACCTGCGTGACGCGATCGAGGCCCAGGCCGACGCCCTCGCCGCACGGTCCGCCGCGCCCGCGACCGGTTCCGCCCTGGAGCGGGCCATGGCCGCTGTGCGAGCTGCGGAGACCTCGATCGGGGCGAGACCGGGCGGGGTGAGCGCGTTCGCGCTGGCCCGGCTGCACTCGGCCCAGCGACAGCTCGACGCGGCCGTCTCCGCGGAACAGCCCGAGGATGCCGAGCGCCTGGCGGCATCCGCCCTGGCTCTCGCCGAGCAGGTGCAGGGTCTCGTCGGTGCTCCTGCGGCGCCCGAGCGCCGCCGGTTCATGAGGTCCTCCGCTCACCCGTCCGACGCCGGCGCGGTCATGTACGACACGCCGGCGACGAGTTCTGCGCGCAGCTCGGACTGGCGCCGGGTCTCCGCGCGCGACGACGACGAAGGACGAGGCGGCAAGGCCGTCGCCGGCGGCCTCAGCGGCGGGGTCATCGGGCTCTTCAGCGGCATCGGCGTCACTGCCGATGAGCCCGGCGGGGTCGTGCTCTTCGTGCTCCTCGGCGCCGGAATCGGCGCGCTGGCCGGAGCATTCGGCGGCTCAGGCGGAGGCGGCGGCTCGTCCTCGGGCTGGGGCGGCTCGTCGAGATCCTCGTCGCGGGGCGGCTCGTCGCGCTCGTCGCGCAGCCACTCGTCCAGCCGTTCCTCCAGCCGTTCCTCCAGCCGTTCCTCCGGCGGCAGCCGCTCGTCCGGCCGTTCCGGCGGCCGCCGCTTCTGA
- a CDS encoding HAD family hydrolase gives MATGDRRVVFWDFDGTLAVREGMWSAAVADALRSVDATIAVDPELVRPHLRSGFPWHEPEVMTSPPPSADAWTARLAPVFTRALSAQGVPEDVASAASARVLDEYYRHEPWRVVDGATEALRLVADAGYDNVILSNHGPGLPTLVDALGLSPLITLTITSAAVGIEKPNPLLFTHALRVTDAGADTWMVGDNPVADVEGAQRAGIRALLADGIYPDSRGLTVLQAARHIAAAAS, from the coding sequence GTGGCGACGGGCGATCGGCGAGTGGTGTTCTGGGACTTCGACGGCACGCTCGCCGTGCGCGAGGGCATGTGGTCAGCGGCCGTCGCCGACGCGCTGCGATCGGTGGATGCCACGATCGCGGTCGATCCGGAACTCGTCCGGCCGCATCTGCGCAGCGGGTTCCCCTGGCACGAGCCCGAGGTCATGACCTCTCCCCCGCCGTCGGCGGATGCCTGGACCGCGCGCCTCGCGCCGGTCTTCACCCGTGCGCTGAGTGCGCAGGGCGTTCCCGAAGACGTCGCGTCGGCGGCATCAGCTCGGGTGCTCGACGAGTACTACCGGCACGAGCCCTGGCGGGTGGTCGACGGCGCCACAGAAGCGCTGCGGCTGGTCGCGGATGCCGGCTACGACAACGTCATCCTGAGCAACCATGGGCCGGGCCTGCCGACGCTCGTCGACGCCCTCGGCCTGTCACCGCTGATCACCCTGACGATCACCAGCGCGGCGGTCGGCATCGAGAAGCCGAACCCGCTGCTGTTCACGCATGCGCTGCGCGTGACGGATGCCGGCGCCGACACCTGGATGGTCGGCGACAACCCCGTCGCCGACGTCGAGGGGGCTCAGCGCGCCGGCATCCGCGCTCTCCTCGCCGACGGGATCTATCCCGACTCGCGCGGCCTGACCGTCCTGCAGGCCGCCCGCCACATCGCCGCCGCAGCATCCTGA
- a CDS encoding Bax inhibitor-1/YccA family protein, whose product MSSNFAFNNPAFQQQDPRKAATYPGAPQNGTYAPPPAPTAAQAAAVNANLEGMYAAPAAGAIETDRMTVEDTIWKTVGLFAILVATAVVGWIWTATSFYNTGEANLVPWIVGALGGFVLALVVMFTSRKKVRPALIFGYAAFEGLFIGAISAWFEIIWPGIVMQATLATLAVVGVTLALFASGKVRASAKMTKIVMIAMFGYLAFSLLNLILMWTNVLPQELMFGMRSAPSPLFGIPWGVIIGILVVFMAAYSLVLDFDQIQQGVRNGAPRKYGWLGGFGIMVTVVWLYVEILRMLAILRGNN is encoded by the coding sequence ATGAGCAGCAACTTCGCTTTCAACAACCCGGCGTTCCAGCAGCAGGACCCGCGCAAGGCCGCGACGTATCCCGGTGCGCCTCAGAACGGCACGTACGCACCGCCGCCCGCTCCGACCGCGGCCCAGGCCGCCGCCGTGAACGCGAATCTCGAGGGCATGTACGCCGCCCCCGCGGCCGGCGCGATCGAGACCGACCGGATGACGGTCGAGGACACGATCTGGAAGACCGTCGGCCTGTTCGCGATCCTCGTGGCCACCGCCGTCGTCGGCTGGATCTGGACCGCGACGAGCTTCTACAACACGGGCGAGGCGAACCTCGTGCCGTGGATCGTCGGCGCACTGGGCGGCTTCGTCCTCGCGCTGGTCGTCATGTTCACCTCGCGCAAGAAGGTGCGTCCGGCGCTCATCTTCGGCTACGCGGCTTTCGAGGGTCTGTTCATCGGCGCGATCTCGGCCTGGTTCGAGATCATCTGGCCGGGCATCGTCATGCAGGCCACGCTCGCGACCCTCGCGGTCGTCGGTGTCACGCTCGCCCTGTTCGCCAGTGGCAAGGTGCGGGCATCCGCGAAGATGACCAAGATCGTCATGATCGCGATGTTCGGGTACCTGGCCTTCTCGCTCCTGAACCTCATCCTGATGTGGACCAACGTCCTGCCGCAGGAGCTGATGTTCGGCATGCGGAGCGCGCCCAGCCCGCTCTTCGGCATCCCGTGGGGCGTCATCATCGGCATCCTCGTCGTCTTCATGGCCGCGTACTCGCTGGTTCTCGACTTCGACCAGATTCAGCAGGGTGTGCGCAACGGGGCGCCCCGCAAGTACGGCTGGCTCGGCGGCTTCGGCATCATGGTCACCGTCGTGTGGCTGTACGTCGAGATCCTGCGCATGCTGGCCATCCTGCGCGGCAACAACTAG
- a CDS encoding bifunctional metallophosphatase/5'-nucleotidase — MSSTQPPISIDIATINDFHGRIEADGAAGGAAVLAGAIDQVRAENPNTVFAAAGDLVGASTFTSFILDDNPTIDALNAAGLEVSAAGNHEFDQGWEDLRDRIQDRADWEYISSNVFLGTDEDAPTALAPSWVKDVDGVKVGFVGAVTEELDSLVSPDGIKDLDIRDIAESVNKAADALSDGDASNGEADVIILLVHEGTATTELSSITPDSPLGQIVYGVDSDVDAIVSAHTHLAYNHVIDGRPVVSAGQYGENFGLMNLKVDPKTHELLSISNEIKPLARQIDDPDKPGTKIWVGNYPAVPEVQAIVDAAKEEADVIGAEKVGEITADFNRARQSDGKTENRGGESTIGNFVADVQQWSTGAEIALMNPGGIRTNLTYASSGASDPDGNLTYREAATVQPFANTLVTLELTGAQLKSVLEEQWQPAGASRPFLKLGVSQGFEYTYDPAAATGERITSMTLNGTAIDPAQSYLVAANSFLAAGGDNFFTLADGANKKDTGKIDLQSMVDWFSANETATPDLKQRAVGATVTPVGARGRLRRRRPGDCGSLVARVQRGGAGAGRGQPLAGRCRPGHRRRRPDGHRRRRRGGSRDAHLHGSGGRAWRAAAHRERGGHRDDGTAADHLRG; from the coding sequence GTGTCCAGCACGCAGCCGCCGATCAGCATCGACATCGCCACGATCAACGACTTCCACGGTCGTATCGAGGCGGACGGCGCCGCCGGCGGCGCGGCCGTGCTCGCCGGTGCGATCGATCAGGTGCGGGCCGAGAACCCGAACACGGTGTTCGCCGCGGCGGGCGACCTCGTCGGCGCGTCGACCTTCACGTCGTTCATCCTCGACGACAACCCCACGATCGACGCGCTGAACGCCGCCGGTCTCGAGGTGAGCGCCGCAGGCAACCACGAGTTCGATCAGGGCTGGGAGGATCTGCGCGATCGCATCCAGGACCGGGCCGACTGGGAGTACATCAGCTCGAACGTGTTCCTCGGCACCGATGAGGACGCACCGACCGCTCTGGCTCCGAGCTGGGTCAAGGACGTCGACGGAGTCAAGGTCGGATTCGTCGGTGCGGTGACGGAAGAGCTCGACTCGCTCGTCTCGCCGGACGGCATCAAGGACCTCGACATCCGCGACATCGCCGAATCGGTGAACAAGGCGGCCGACGCGCTCAGCGACGGCGACGCGTCCAACGGCGAGGCGGATGTCATCATCCTGCTCGTCCACGAGGGCACCGCGACCACCGAGCTGTCGAGCATCACGCCCGACTCGCCCCTGGGGCAGATCGTCTACGGAGTCGACTCCGACGTCGACGCCATCGTGTCTGCGCACACGCACCTGGCGTACAACCACGTCATCGACGGCCGTCCGGTCGTGTCGGCGGGGCAGTACGGCGAGAACTTCGGGCTGATGAATCTGAAGGTCGATCCGAAGACCCACGAGCTGCTGTCGATCTCGAACGAGATCAAGCCGCTCGCGCGTCAGATCGACGACCCGGACAAGCCGGGCACGAAGATCTGGGTGGGCAACTACCCGGCCGTTCCCGAGGTGCAGGCGATCGTCGACGCGGCGAAGGAGGAGGCCGACGTGATCGGCGCCGAGAAGGTGGGCGAGATCACGGCGGACTTCAACCGCGCGCGTCAGAGCGACGGCAAGACCGAGAACCGCGGCGGTGAGTCGACGATCGGCAACTTCGTCGCCGACGTGCAGCAGTGGTCCACCGGTGCCGAGATCGCACTGATGAACCCGGGCGGCATCCGCACCAACCTCACGTACGCGTCGAGCGGGGCGAGCGACCCCGACGGCAACCTGACGTACCGTGAGGCGGCGACGGTGCAGCCGTTCGCGAACACCCTGGTGACGCTCGAGCTCACCGGCGCGCAGCTGAAGAGCGTGCTCGAGGAGCAGTGGCAGCCGGCCGGCGCGAGCCGTCCGTTCCTGAAGCTGGGCGTCTCGCAGGGCTTCGAGTACACCTACGATCCGGCTGCGGCGACCGGTGAGCGCATCACCTCGATGACGCTGAACGGCACCGCGATCGATCCGGCGCAGTCCTACCTGGTCGCGGCGAACTCGTTCCTCGCCGCCGGCGGTGACAACTTCTTCACCCTCGCCGACGGCGCGAACAAGAAGGACACCGGCAAGATCGACCTGCAGTCGATGGTGGACTGGTTCTCCGCGAACGAGACGGCCACGCCCGATCTGAAGCAGCGCGCCGTCGGTGCGACGGTCACTCCCGTCGGCGCCCGAGGGCGGCTACGCCGCCGGCGACCAGGTGACTGTGGCTCTCTCGTCGCTCGCGTTCAGCGCGGGGGAGCAGGCGCCGGGCGAGGTCAGCCTCTCGCTGGGCGATGCCGTCCTGGCCACCGGCGCCGTCGACCCGACGGTCATCGACGCCGGCGACGAGGCGGGTCGCGCGACGCTCACCTTCACGGTTCCGGAGGGCGCGCATGGCGCGCAGCTGCTCACCGTGAGCGTGGCGGGCACCGGGACGACGGCACAGCTGCCGATCACCTTCGCGGATGA
- a CDS encoding RNA polymerase sigma factor, producing MTGDFALAEDLAQDALAEALVQWPAAGIPSSPAAWLTTVAKRRAIDGWRRRERYDERLVVIAHDLEREQQEQSAQGVPWDPDAIDDDVLRLIFVACHPVLSREARVALTLRVVGGLSSEEIARAFLVPVATVQQRIVRAKKTLGAANVPFEVPPREEYPERLGAVLGVLYLIFNEGHAASAGDDWMRPDLAREAVRLGRVLAELTPREPEAHGLVALMELTAARFPARVDPNGDPILLADQDRRRWDRGAIMRGRAALARTDALGRGRGPYALQAAIAECHAVAASVDETDWERIVLLYEALGRIAPSPVVELNRAAAVAMATGPANALRIIDRLAEEGALRGYHLLPATRAELLLRLGRDEEARSEFAVAARLAGNDRERALLEAKARG from the coding sequence ATGACGGGAGACTTCGCCCTCGCCGAGGATCTGGCACAGGACGCCCTCGCCGAGGCGCTCGTGCAGTGGCCGGCTGCCGGCATCCCGAGCAGTCCCGCGGCCTGGCTGACCACCGTGGCCAAGCGTCGCGCGATCGACGGCTGGCGGCGCAGAGAGCGCTACGACGAGCGGCTGGTGGTGATCGCGCACGACCTCGAGCGGGAGCAGCAGGAGCAGTCGGCGCAGGGCGTGCCGTGGGATCCGGACGCGATCGACGACGACGTGCTCCGCCTCATCTTCGTCGCCTGCCACCCCGTGCTGTCCCGTGAAGCGCGCGTGGCCCTCACCCTGAGGGTGGTGGGCGGCCTGTCCAGCGAGGAGATCGCGCGGGCGTTCCTCGTGCCGGTCGCGACGGTGCAGCAGCGCATCGTGCGCGCGAAGAAGACCCTCGGCGCGGCGAACGTGCCGTTCGAGGTGCCGCCGCGCGAGGAGTACCCGGAGCGGCTGGGCGCCGTCCTCGGCGTGCTCTATCTGATCTTCAACGAGGGGCACGCGGCCAGTGCGGGGGACGACTGGATGCGACCGGATCTGGCCCGTGAAGCCGTGCGGCTGGGGCGCGTGCTGGCTGAGCTCACACCCCGTGAACCGGAGGCGCACGGACTCGTCGCGCTCATGGAGCTGACCGCCGCGCGCTTCCCCGCCCGCGTCGATCCGAACGGCGACCCGATCCTGCTCGCCGACCAGGACCGCCGTCGCTGGGATCGAGGCGCGATCATGCGCGGGCGAGCGGCGCTGGCCCGCACCGACGCACTCGGCCGCGGTCGCGGCCCCTACGCCCTGCAGGCCGCGATCGCCGAATGCCATGCGGTGGCGGCATCCGTCGACGAGACCGACTGGGAGCGCATCGTGCTGCTCTACGAGGCGCTGGGGCGCATCGCGCCGTCGCCGGTGGTCGAGCTGAACCGTGCTGCGGCGGTGGCGATGGCCACCGGCCCCGCGAACGCGCTGCGCATCATCGACCGGCTCGCGGAGGAGGGGGCGCTGCGCGGCTACCACCTGCTGCCCGCGACCCGTGCCGAGCTGCTGCTGCGCCTGGGGCGCGACGAGGAGGCGCGCAGCGAGTTCGCCGTCGCCGCGCGCCTGGCCGGCAACGACCGCGAGCGCGCCCTGCTCGAGGCGAAGGCGCGCGGCTGA